A stretch of the Thiocystis violascens DSM 198 genome encodes the following:
- the hisG gene encoding ATP phosphoribosyltransferase: MNLNAPLTIALSKGRILEQTLPLLAHAGIAPLEDPETSRKLILGTSNPQVKFVIIRASDVPTYVQYGAADLGVSGKDVLLEHGGEGLYEPLDLGIARCRLMVAGLPDTPVPTSRRLRIATKYVHSAERYFAAKGQQVEIIKLYGSMELAPLVGLADLIVDLVESGNTLKANGLVALEHIADISSRLVVNKASWKMKHESVSALLESLREAVGK; encoded by the coding sequence ATGAATCTGAACGCCCCCCTGACCATCGCGCTCTCCAAGGGCCGCATCCTCGAACAGACCCTACCGCTGCTGGCGCATGCCGGCATCGCGCCGCTTGAGGATCCCGAAACCAGCCGCAAGTTGATCCTCGGAACCAGCAATCCACAGGTCAAATTCGTCATCATCCGCGCCAGCGACGTGCCGACCTACGTCCAATATGGCGCGGCGGATCTCGGCGTCTCGGGCAAAGACGTGCTCTTGGAACATGGCGGCGAGGGGCTTTACGAACCGCTGGATCTGGGGATCGCCCGTTGTCGCTTGATGGTGGCCGGACTCCCGGATACCCCGGTGCCAACCTCTCGACGACTGCGAATCGCCACCAAATATGTCCACAGCGCGGAACGCTATTTCGCCGCCAAGGGTCAACAGGTGGAAATCATCAAGCTCTACGGCTCGATGGAACTCGCCCCACTGGTCGGTCTGGCCGACCTGATCGTCGATCTGGTCGAGAGCGGCAACACGCTCAAGGCGAACGGACTGGTCGCGCTGGAACACATCGCCGACATCAGCTCACGTTTGGTGGTCAACAAGGCGTCCTGGAAGATGAAACACGAGTCCGTGAGCGCCCTGCTGGAATCGTTACGCGAGGCCGTTGGCAAGTGA
- the lspA gene encoding signal peptidase II → MKRWLLLSLLVLLLDQATKWLILSTLQPFEPVILSPNLNLTLMFNEGAAFSFLSDAGGWQRWLFTGLALTVSVVLTVWLLRLKRGEGWLAAGLALLIGGAIGNLIDRILLGHVVDFIQVSLPFIPLDLFNPWPAFNIADSAITLGVIILLIATLIADDTANRSPSENGV, encoded by the coding sequence TTGAAACGCTGGCTCTTACTCTCACTACTCGTCCTGCTCCTGGATCAGGCGACCAAATGGTTGATCCTCTCCACCCTGCAACCCTTCGAGCCGGTCATCCTGTCACCGAACCTCAACCTGACCCTGATGTTCAACGAGGGCGCGGCCTTCAGCTTTCTCTCGGACGCGGGCGGCTGGCAGCGCTGGCTGTTCACCGGGCTCGCGCTGACCGTCAGCGTCGTGCTCACGGTCTGGTTACTGCGGCTCAAGCGTGGCGAGGGCTGGCTAGCGGCCGGTCTGGCGCTGCTGATCGGCGGTGCCATCGGCAATCTGATCGACCGGATCCTGCTCGGTCACGTGGTGGATTTCATCCAGGTCTCTCTGCCCTTTATTCCACTGGATCTGTTCAATCCCTGGCCCGCCTTCAACATCGCCGACAGCGCCATTACCCTAGGCGTCATCATCCTGCTGATCGCGACTCTGATCGCGGACGACACCGCGAACCGTTCGCCGTCTGAAAACGGCGTCTGA
- the murA gene encoding UDP-N-acetylglucosamine 1-carboxyvinyltransferase, with translation MDKLLISGGPALQGEVRASGAKNAALPILAATLLAEAPVTLTNIPRLRDIATTLALLGRMGARLTRDGDEVRAEPSALTSCVAPYELVKTMRASILVLGPLVARYGRADVSLPGGCAIGARPVNLHLDGLRAMGAEVTVESGYIRARAARLQGARLVMEMVSVTGTENLMMAATLAQGETLIENAAREPEVVDLADFLNALGARIEGAGTDLIRIQGVERLGGACYRVMPDRIETGTFLVGAAMTGGRIRVLDTRPECLDAVLQKLREAGAEIAIGPDWIELDMQGRRPRAVDIHTAPHPAFPTDMQAQFCALNSIAEGVGTVTEAIFENRFMHVPELQRMGADIRVEGNVAICRGVEGLTAAPVMATDLRASAGLVLAGLVASGETLIDRIYHLDRGYDNIESKLLALGARIQRVAGESRIATP, from the coding sequence ATGGATAAACTTCTGATCAGCGGCGGCCCCGCCTTGCAGGGCGAGGTGCGCGCCTCGGGCGCCAAGAACGCCGCCCTCCCGATCCTGGCCGCCACCCTGCTGGCCGAGGCACCGGTCACGCTCACGAATATTCCGCGCCTGCGCGATATTGCCACGACCCTGGCGCTGCTGGGTCGGATGGGCGCCCGCTTGACGCGCGACGGCGACGAAGTGCGGGCGGAACCCTCCGCGCTCACCAGTTGTGTCGCGCCCTACGAGCTGGTGAAAACCATGCGCGCCTCGATCCTGGTGCTGGGTCCGCTGGTCGCCCGCTACGGTCGCGCGGACGTGTCGCTGCCTGGCGGCTGCGCCATCGGCGCGCGTCCGGTCAACCTCCATCTCGACGGACTGCGTGCCATGGGCGCCGAGGTGACCGTCGAGAGCGGCTATATCCGGGCGCGGGCCGCGCGGTTGCAAGGCGCTCGTCTGGTGATGGAGATGGTGTCCGTTACCGGCACCGAGAATCTGATGATGGCGGCGACCCTGGCTCAAGGCGAGACGCTGATCGAAAACGCCGCGCGCGAACCCGAGGTGGTCGATCTCGCGGACTTTCTGAATGCGCTGGGCGCACGCATCGAGGGCGCCGGCACCGATCTGATCCGCATCCAGGGCGTCGAACGACTTGGCGGCGCATGCTATCGGGTGATGCCCGATCGCATCGAGACCGGCACCTTTCTAGTTGGGGCGGCCATGACCGGCGGTCGGATTCGAGTGCTGGACACGCGCCCGGAGTGTCTGGACGCGGTCCTGCAGAAACTGCGCGAGGCCGGCGCCGAGATCGCGATCGGGCCGGACTGGATCGAACTCGACATGCAGGGACGGCGTCCGCGCGCGGTGGATATCCATACCGCGCCGCATCCGGCCTTCCCGACCGACATGCAGGCCCAGTTCTGCGCGCTCAACAGCATCGCCGAGGGCGTCGGAACGGTCACCGAGGCGATCTTCGAGAACCGTTTCATGCATGTCCCGGAGTTGCAGCGCATGGGCGCCGATATCCGGGTCGAGGGCAATGTCGCCATCTGTCGCGGGGTCGAAGGTCTCACCGCCGCGCCGGTCATGGCCACCGATCTGCGCGCCTCCGCCGGTCTGGTGCTGGCGGGTCTGGTCGCCTCCGGCGAGACCCTGATCGACCGCATCTATCATCTGGATCGCGGCTATGACAACATCGAATCCAAACTTCTCGCCCTGGGCGCGCGCATCCAGCGCGTCGCCGGGGAAAGCCGGATCGCGACGCCATGA
- the ileS gene encoding isoleucine--tRNA ligase → MTDYKHTLNLPNTGFAMKANLAQREPEMLKRWESLDLYARIRAARAGAATFILHDGPPYANGDIHIGHAVNKVLKDIIVKSRTLDGLDAPYVPGWDCHGLPIELQVEKKKGKPGNKISAAEFRVACREYAAKQVDGQRGDFKRLGVLGDWERPYLTMDFGFEAGIIRALGKIIANGHLQKGEKPVHWCIDCGSALAEAEVEYADKQSIAIDVRFPVAEPEALEARCHASPTGCGEGPVSVVIWTTTPWTLPANQAVALNADLDYVVVEAVSAHGKERLIVAEGLLKDTMDRWGIEHYRVLGDGRGIEFEGLMLRHPFYDREVPVIVGEHVTLDAGTGAVHTAPGHGLEDYIVGQRYGLSVDNPVGGDGRFLPGTELFASENVFQANEHVIEVLKAKGALLLETRFTHSYPHCWRHKTPIIFRATPQWFISMDKQGLRETALREIDNVHWMPDWGQSRIEGMVRGRPDWCISRQRTWGVPIALFVHKETAALHPRTGELLELVAKRVEKHGIEAWFELHPRDLLGDEEGARYDKVHDTLDVWFDSGVTHACVLEHREGLRAPADLYLEGSDQHRGWFQSSLMTSVAMHGHAPYRQVLTHGFTVDARGEKMSKSKGNVVSPQSVMKTLGADIIRLWVAATDYRTEMNVSDEILKRTADAYRRIRNTARFLLANLNGFDPAIHTVAPGDMLALDRWAVDRAEQLQREFSDAYRDYQFHLIVQKVQQFCVVDMGGFYLDVIKDRQYTTQADSLARRSCQTAMYRIVEAMSRWLAPILSFTADEIWREIPGERDETVFTATWYEGLFALEDGDAMDRGFWDRVIATRMAVGPALETARKAGQIGSSLDAELDLYCADALRETLERLRDELRFALIVSEVRLHAFTERPEDAAETDLDGLAVRVIASGHPKCVRCWHHRADVGSHAEHPELCGRCVENVAGAGENRHFA, encoded by the coding sequence GTGACTGACTATAAACATACCCTGAACCTCCCCAACACCGGCTTTGCGATGAAGGCGAATCTGGCTCAGCGCGAGCCCGAGATGCTCAAGCGCTGGGAGTCGCTGGATCTCTACGCCCGTATCCGCGCCGCGCGCGCGGGCGCCGCGACCTTCATCCTGCATGACGGCCCACCCTATGCCAATGGCGACATCCACATCGGTCACGCGGTCAACAAGGTGCTGAAGGACATCATCGTCAAGTCGCGCACGCTCGACGGACTGGACGCGCCCTATGTGCCGGGCTGGGACTGCCACGGCCTGCCGATCGAGCTTCAGGTCGAGAAGAAAAAGGGCAAGCCCGGAAACAAGATCAGCGCCGCTGAGTTCCGCGTCGCCTGCCGCGAGTATGCCGCGAAGCAGGTCGATGGCCAGCGCGGCGACTTCAAGCGTCTGGGTGTCCTTGGCGATTGGGAGCGGCCCTATCTGACCATGGATTTCGGTTTCGAGGCCGGAATCATCCGCGCGCTCGGCAAGATCATCGCCAACGGTCATCTCCAGAAGGGCGAAAAACCGGTGCACTGGTGCATCGACTGCGGCTCGGCCCTGGCCGAGGCCGAAGTGGAATACGCCGACAAGCAGTCGATCGCCATCGACGTGCGCTTTCCGGTCGCCGAACCCGAGGCGCTCGAAGCCCGCTGTCATGCCAGCCCCACCGGTTGCGGCGAGGGTCCGGTGTCGGTCGTCATCTGGACCACGACGCCCTGGACCCTGCCCGCCAATCAGGCGGTGGCGCTGAACGCCGATCTCGACTATGTCGTCGTCGAGGCCGTCTCGGCGCACGGGAAAGAGCGTCTGATCGTCGCCGAGGGTCTGCTCAAGGACACCATGGACCGCTGGGGCATCGAGCACTATCGGGTGCTGGGCGACGGGCGCGGCATCGAGTTTGAGGGCCTGATGCTCAGGCATCCTTTTTATGATCGCGAGGTGCCGGTCATCGTCGGCGAGCATGTCACGCTCGATGCCGGTACCGGCGCCGTACATACCGCGCCCGGTCATGGCCTGGAGGATTACATCGTCGGTCAGCGCTACGGGCTGTCGGTCGACAATCCGGTCGGCGGGGACGGGCGCTTTTTGCCTGGTACCGAGCTGTTCGCGAGCGAGAACGTTTTTCAGGCCAACGAGCATGTGATCGAGGTGCTCAAGGCCAAGGGCGCGCTGCTGCTGGAGACCCGCTTCACCCACAGCTATCCGCACTGCTGGCGCCACAAGACCCCGATCATCTTCCGCGCCACGCCCCAGTGGTTCATCAGCATGGACAAGCAGGGACTGCGCGAGACCGCCCTGCGCGAGATCGACAACGTCCACTGGATGCCGGACTGGGGCCAGAGCCGGATCGAGGGCATGGTGCGCGGACGCCCGGACTGGTGCATCTCGCGTCAGCGTACCTGGGGCGTACCCATCGCGCTCTTCGTCCACAAGGAGACCGCCGCGCTGCATCCGCGGACCGGCGAGTTGCTCGAACTGGTCGCCAAGCGGGTCGAGAAGCACGGCATCGAAGCCTGGTTCGAGCTTCATCCGAGGGATCTGCTGGGCGACGAGGAAGGCGCGCGCTACGACAAGGTCCACGACACCCTGGATGTCTGGTTCGACTCGGGCGTCACCCATGCCTGCGTGCTGGAGCATCGGGAGGGGCTACGCGCGCCGGCGGATCTCTATCTGGAAGGCTCTGACCAGCATCGCGGCTGGTTTCAGTCCTCGCTCATGACCTCGGTCGCCATGCACGGCCACGCGCCCTATCGGCAGGTGCTCACCCACGGTTTCACCGTCGATGCCCGGGGCGAGAAGATGTCCAAGTCGAAGGGAAACGTGGTCAGCCCTCAAAGCGTCATGAAAACGCTCGGCGCCGACATCATCCGGCTGTGGGTCGCGGCGACCGATTACCGCACCGAGATGAATGTCAGCGACGAGATCCTCAAGCGCACCGCCGATGCCTACCGGCGCATCCGCAACACCGCGCGCTTCCTGCTCGCCAATCTGAACGGCTTCGACCCGGCCATCCATACGGTCGCGCCGGGCGACATGCTGGCGCTCGACCGCTGGGCGGTCGACCGGGCCGAGCAGCTTCAGCGGGAGTTCAGCGACGCTTATCGCGACTATCAGTTCCATCTGATCGTGCAGAAGGTCCAGCAGTTTTGCGTGGTCGACATGGGCGGCTTCTATCTGGATGTCATCAAGGATCGCCAGTACACCACCCAGGCCGACAGCCTGGCGCGGCGCTCCTGTCAGACCGCCATGTATCGCATCGTCGAGGCCATGAGCCGCTGGCTGGCACCGATTCTCAGCTTCACCGCCGACGAGATCTGGCGCGAGATTCCGGGCGAACGCGACGAGACCGTTTTTACCGCGACCTGGTATGAAGGACTCTTCGCGCTGGAAGACGGCGACGCCATGGATCGCGGATTCTGGGACCGCGTGATCGCCACGCGCATGGCCGTCGGACCCGCGCTGGAGACCGCCCGCAAGGCCGGCCAGATCGGCTCCTCGCTCGACGCCGAGCTGGATCTCTATTGTGCGGACGCGCTGCGCGAGACGCTCGAACGGCTCAGGGACGAATTGCGTTTCGCCCTGATCGTTTCCGAGGTTCGGTTGCACGCATTCACCGAGCGCCCCGAGGATGCGGCCGAGACCGACCTGGACGGACTTGCCGTGCGGGTCATCGCGTCCGGTCATCCGAAGTGCGTGCGCTGCTGGCATCATCGCGCGGATGTCGGCAGCCATGCCGAGCACCCGGAACTGTGCGGGCGCTGTGTCGAGAATGTCGCCGGGGCGGGCGAGAACCGGCACTTCGCGTAG
- a CDS encoding HD-GYP domain-containing protein: MSKETVDTSQLRIGLFIHLDLPWMSHPFVTSSFKIRTQKQLDVLRSLGIEQIRIDPARSDAPSSAADPPPEPPPAPTDAVGGDPAAALWEEKQQRIRVLKERRTRLNQCAKRYTQSVGSVRKLMANLRASPMQAVEEAQGLVVGMVEDLTDDQETTVQLVNLKHQDENSYFHAINVIALALVVGQKLNLESAQLRQLGLGALFHDLGHQKVPYQILHKKGELTRPERLLYEQHTRYGTEIARAIGTLPPGVVEVIAKHHEHQDGSGFPGGLRAADIGLLTRIVTVVNRYDNLCNGLGAERGLSPHQAISRMYSKERACYDPKVLTTFITNLGVYPPGTVVRLNDERIALVISLNAADLLKPNVLLYSPDIPKEESLVLNLAEEDVGIRESLCQSDLSQDQLEYLNLSDKLSYYFQSSSGAKTR, translated from the coding sequence GTGAGTAAAGAAACCGTCGATACAAGCCAACTGAGGATCGGTTTGTTCATCCATCTCGACCTGCCCTGGATGAGTCATCCCTTCGTGACGAGCAGCTTCAAGATCCGCACCCAGAAGCAACTGGATGTCTTGCGCTCGCTCGGGATCGAGCAGATACGCATCGATCCCGCGCGTAGCGACGCCCCGTCGTCGGCCGCCGATCCGCCGCCCGAACCCCCGCCAGCCCCGACGGACGCGGTCGGGGGTGATCCGGCCGCCGCGCTTTGGGAGGAAAAACAGCAGCGTATCCGGGTACTGAAAGAGCGCCGTACCCGTCTCAATCAATGCGCTAAACGCTACACCCAGTCGGTTGGCTCGGTGCGCAAACTCATGGCCAATCTACGCGCTTCCCCGATGCAGGCGGTCGAGGAGGCCCAGGGTCTGGTCGTGGGGATGGTCGAGGATCTCACCGACGACCAAGAGACCACGGTCCAACTGGTCAATCTCAAGCACCAGGACGAGAACAGCTATTTTCACGCCATCAATGTCATCGCGCTGGCGCTGGTGGTCGGTCAGAAGCTGAACCTGGAGAGTGCTCAACTGCGTCAGCTCGGGCTCGGCGCGCTCTTTCACGATCTGGGCCATCAGAAGGTTCCCTACCAGATCCTGCATAAAAAGGGCGAATTGACGCGGCCGGAACGTCTGCTTTACGAACAGCATACCCGCTATGGTACCGAGATCGCGCGCGCGATCGGCACCTTGCCTCCGGGCGTGGTCGAGGTCATCGCCAAGCATCACGAGCACCAGGACGGCAGCGGCTTTCCCGGGGGGCTGCGCGCGGCGGACATCGGTCTGCTGACCCGTATCGTGACGGTCGTCAACCGCTATGACAATCTGTGCAACGGGCTTGGGGCGGAGCGCGGGCTATCCCCTCACCAGGCCATCTCGCGCATGTATTCAAAAGAACGCGCCTGTTATGACCCCAAGGTGCTGACCACCTTCATCACCAATCTTGGCGTCTATCCGCCCGGCACCGTGGTCAGACTGAATGACGAGCGGATTGCGCTGGTGATCTCGCTCAACGCGGCCGATCTGTTGAAACCGAATGTCCTGCTCTACTCGCCGGATATTCCCAAGGAGGAATCGCTGGTGCTGAATCTCGCGGAGGAAGATGTCGGTATCCGCGAGAGTCTGTGCCAATCCGACCTGAGCCAGGATCAGTTGGAATACCTCAACCTCTCGGACAAGCTCAGTTATTATTTCCAGTCATCGTCAGGGGCGAAAACGCGTTAA
- a CDS encoding type II toxin-antitoxin system VapC family toxin: MIWVVDTSALIRLFVPDGPLHPEVETAFNRAASGGDLVLAPQLLLAEAANVMLRKRQRGELSALELVELLQAMMSLPIRYCEHENLILSTCALAEAHGLTAYDALYLALAERQGARLITNDEALNAAARTLGLT, encoded by the coding sequence ATGATCTGGGTGGTCGATACCTCGGCCCTGATCCGTTTGTTTGTGCCCGATGGTCCGCTGCATCCCGAGGTCGAGACTGCATTCAATCGCGCGGCCAGCGGCGGTGATCTGGTGTTGGCGCCTCAGTTGTTATTGGCGGAAGCGGCGAACGTCATGCTGCGCAAGCGGCAACGGGGCGAACTGTCGGCACTGGAGTTGGTCGAGCTTCTGCAAGCGATGATGTCGCTACCGATCCGTTATTGCGAGCATGAAAACTTGATTTTATCGACCTGCGCCTTGGCGGAGGCGCATGGCCTGACAGCCTACGATGCGCTGTATCTGGCCTTGGCCGAACGACAGGGCGCGCGTCTGATCACGAACGACGAAGCGTTAAACGCGGCCGCGCGCACGTTAGGACTGACCTGA
- the hisD gene encoding histidinol dehydrogenase produces MTDIQRLSTLDADFQPRLAALLAWDSVSDDLVQQTVAEIIRAIRARGDAALLDYTARFDRWTPATATELELPRARLAQAWQTIPTDQREALELAVARIRAYAEHQKLESWSYREPDGTLLGQQVTPLDRAGLYVPGGKAAYPSSVLMNAIPAKVAGVGELIMVVPTPDGELNELVLAAAHIAGVDRAFAIGGAQAVAALAYGTETIPGVDKIVGPGNIYVATAKRAVYGQVGIDMIAGPSEILVVCDGATDPDWIAMDLFSQAEHDEDAQSILLSWDGGFLERVAASIERLLPTMERRTIIAAALGARGALIQVRDLDDAITVANVIAPEHLELSVADPEAIVGRIRHAGAIFMGRYTAEALGDYCAGPNHVLPTSRTARFSSPLGVYDFQKRSSLIMASRAGAAELSRTASVLARGEGLTAHARSADYRGEAS; encoded by the coding sequence GTGACCGATATTCAACGTCTCTCCACCTTGGACGCCGATTTTCAACCTCGGCTCGCCGCGCTCCTGGCCTGGGATTCGGTTTCCGACGACCTGGTCCAGCAGACGGTCGCCGAGATCATCCGCGCGATCCGCGCGCGCGGCGACGCGGCGCTGCTCGACTATACCGCCCGCTTCGACCGCTGGACGCCCGCCACGGCCACCGAGCTGGAACTCCCCCGCGCCCGCCTGGCGCAGGCTTGGCAGACCATCCCGACCGATCAACGCGAGGCGCTGGAGTTGGCCGTCGCCCGCATCCGCGCCTATGCCGAGCATCAAAAGCTGGAAAGCTGGAGCTATCGCGAACCGGACGGCACCCTGCTCGGTCAGCAGGTCACGCCGCTCGATCGCGCCGGACTCTATGTCCCCGGCGGCAAGGCGGCCTATCCTTCGTCGGTGCTGATGAACGCCATCCCGGCCAAGGTCGCGGGCGTCGGCGAACTCATCATGGTGGTGCCGACCCCCGACGGCGAACTCAACGAACTGGTGCTGGCCGCCGCCCACATCGCCGGCGTCGATCGCGCCTTCGCCATCGGCGGCGCGCAGGCGGTCGCCGCGCTCGCCTATGGCACCGAGACGATCCCCGGCGTGGACAAGATCGTCGGTCCCGGCAACATCTATGTCGCCACCGCCAAGCGCGCCGTCTACGGCCAGGTCGGCATCGACATGATCGCCGGCCCCTCCGAGATCCTGGTGGTCTGCGACGGCGCGACCGATCCGGACTGGATCGCGATGGACCTCTTCTCCCAGGCCGAGCACGACGAGGACGCCCAATCCATCCTGCTGAGTTGGGATGGCGGATTCCTGGAGCGTGTCGCCGCCAGCATCGAGCGTCTGCTGCCGACGATGGAGCGTCGGACCATCATCGCCGCCGCCCTGGGCGCGCGTGGCGCGCTGATCCAGGTCCGCGATCTCGACGACGCCATCACCGTCGCCAACGTCATCGCCCCGGAGCATCTCGAACTCTCGGTCGCGGATCCCGAGGCCATCGTCGGGCGCATCCGTCACGCCGGCGCCATCTTCATGGGCCGTTATACCGCCGAGGCGCTGGGCGACTATTGCGCCGGGCCGAACCATGTCCTGCCCACCTCGCGCACCGCCCGCTTCTCCTCGCCGCTGGGCGTCTACGACTTTCAGAAACGCTCCAGCCTGATCATGGCCTCCCGCGCCGGTGCCGCCGAGTTGTCCCGCACCGCTTCCGTGCTGGCGCGGGGCGAGGGACTCACGGCCCATGCGCGTTCGGCCGACTATCGCGGAGAGGCGTCGTGA
- a CDS encoding DUF3782 domain-containing protein, whose product MAPTYEDILTLFREVAESQKETERKFRETDLKFQETDRKIQETDRLIKELSRTFGGWSNRLGEFVEEMVRPAVVRLFRSRGLEVHQVMRDVTAINDDGTEGIEVDLLITNVETAIGVECKSRLTLEDVQEHLARLEKFKRLFPQYAGYRLMGAVAAMVLPDEVARFAYRQGLFVLAQSGDAILIRNDDRFTPKEW is encoded by the coding sequence ATGGCACCCACCTATGAAGACATCCTGACGCTGTTCCGCGAAGTCGCGGAATCGCAGAAAGAGACCGAGCGGAAATTCCGGGAGACCGATCTGAAGTTTCAGGAAACCGACAGGAAGATCCAGGAAACCGATCGGTTGATCAAGGAACTCAGCCGAACCTTCGGCGGCTGGAGCAACCGGCTGGGCGAATTCGTCGAGGAAATGGTGCGGCCGGCGGTCGTGCGACTGTTTCGCAGTCGCGGGCTGGAGGTGCATCAGGTGATGCGCGACGTGACGGCCATCAACGACGACGGCACTGAAGGCATCGAGGTCGATCTGCTGATCACCAACGTGGAGACCGCGATCGGCGTGGAATGCAAAAGTCGCCTGACCCTGGAGGACGTGCAGGAGCATCTCGCGCGGCTGGAAAAATTCAAGCGACTCTTTCCTCAGTACGCGGGCTATCGGCTGATGGGCGCGGTGGCGGCGATGGTGCTGCCCGACGAGGTGGCCCGCTTTGCCTATCGACAGGGCTTGTTCGTGCTGGCGCAAAGCGGGGATGCGATCCTCATCCGCAATGACGATCGGTTCACCCCGAAGGAATGGTAA
- the hisC gene encoding histidinol-phosphate transaminase, whose translation MKELIDRLVRPEIRALNAYHVPEAAGLIKLDAMENPYVWPESLKTEWLDALRDVALNRYPDPSGRALQETLREAMEIPSDMGLLLGNGSDELIQMLALTVAQPGNPLRTGPSASLRTGILSLDPGFVMYRMIGLFAGMDYVGVPLQADDFSIDLPATLDAIARAQPALIYLAYPNNPTGNRFDADDMVRIIEAAPGLVIVDEAYSPFTDSSFLGLLGDWPNLLVMRTVSKMGLAGLRLGYLVGPPAWLQEIDKVRLPYNVNVLTQASATFALRHKAVMDEQTRAIRIERTHLFESLTRIECLHAYPSEANFILVRVPEGRADSLFSGLRERGILIKNLHGTHPLLRDCLRITVGLPEENAALMAALTDLL comes from the coding sequence GTGAAGGAATTGATCGATCGGCTGGTTCGCCCCGAGATCCGCGCGCTGAATGCCTACCATGTGCCCGAGGCGGCGGGGCTCATCAAGCTGGACGCGATGGAGAATCCCTACGTCTGGCCGGAGTCGCTCAAGACCGAATGGCTCGACGCACTGCGCGACGTAGCGCTGAATCGCTATCCCGATCCCTCCGGGCGCGCGCTCCAGGAGACGCTGCGCGAGGCGATGGAGATTCCGTCCGACATGGGGCTGCTGCTCGGCAACGGTTCCGACGAGCTGATTCAGATGCTGGCGCTGACGGTCGCCCAACCGGGGAACCCGCTCAGGACAGGCCCTTCGGCTTCGCTCAGGACAGGCATTCTGTCGCTCGATCCCGGTTTCGTCATGTATCGGATGATCGGGCTGTTTGCCGGCATGGACTACGTGGGCGTGCCGCTCCAGGCGGACGATTTCTCGATCGACCTCCCCGCCACGCTCGACGCCATCGCGCGCGCGCAACCCGCCCTGATCTATCTCGCCTATCCCAACAACCCGACCGGCAACCGTTTCGATGCCGACGACATGGTGCGGATCATCGAGGCGGCACCCGGTCTGGTGATCGTCGACGAGGCGTATTCACCTTTCACCGATTCCAGCTTCCTGGGTCTGCTGGGCGACTGGCCGAATCTGCTGGTGATGCGCACCGTCTCCAAGATGGGGCTCGCCGGTCTGCGACTCGGCTATCTGGTCGGCCCGCCCGCCTGGCTTCAAGAGATCGACAAGGTTCGGCTGCCCTACAACGTCAACGTCCTGACCCAGGCATCCGCAACCTTCGCGCTGAGACACAAAGCAGTGATGGACGAACAGACCCGCGCCATCCGGATCGAGCGTACCCATCTGTTCGAATCACTGACTCGGATCGAGTGTCTTCATGCCTATCCGAGCGAGGCCAATTTCATCCTGGTCAGGGTGCCGGAAGGGCGCGCGGACAGCCTCTTCTCGGGACTTCGGGAACGCGGAATTCTGATCAAGAATTTGCACGGCACACACCCGCTGCTGCGGGATTGCCTGCGCATCACGGTCGGACTGCCCGAGGAAAATGCCGCCTTGATGGCGGCGTTGACAGATCTTCTGTAA
- a CDS encoding FitA-like ribbon-helix-helix domain-containing protein produces the protein MKALSIRHLPDDVYESLKAMAAANHRSMQEQVRCLIEREIRLIGGSGLATARDWRARLEGRTLGDTVEDVRQDRAR, from the coding sequence ATGAAAGCATTGAGTATTCGTCATCTCCCGGATGATGTCTATGAATCCCTGAAGGCAATGGCTGCGGCGAACCACCGCAGCATGCAGGAACAGGTGCGCTGCTTGATCGAACGGGAAATCCGACTGATCGGCGGCTCTGGCTTGGCGACAGCCCGTGATTGGCGGGCACGCCTGGAGGGACGCACTCTGGGCGACACGGTGGAAGACGTGCGACAGGATCGTGCAAGATGA
- a CDS encoding STAS domain-containing protein, with protein MNPSPLTPCGPGRWCLSGALDFSTVTGLASEAGTLFRDQAALGLAHMEIDLSDLDASNSAGLALLLEWVEMARERGIRLTYRQLPDSLSRIATFSNLQSILPLEEINRVSNDL; from the coding sequence TTGAACCCGTCTCCCCTCACTCCCTGTGGCCCCGGCCGCTGGTGTCTGTCCGGTGCGCTCGACTTCAGTACCGTCACCGGACTGGCCAGCGAGGCGGGCACCTTATTCCGGGATCAGGCCGCGTTGGGGCTTGCGCACATGGAGATCGACCTGTCCGACCTGGATGCCTCCAACAGCGCGGGTTTGGCGCTGCTGCTCGAATGGGTGGAGATGGCCCGCGAGCGCGGCATTCGTCTGACCTATCGCCAACTCCCGGACTCGCTGAGCCGGATCGCGACCTTCTCGAACCTCCAGAGCATTTTGCCGCTTGAAGAGATAAACCGCGTCAGCAACGACCTGTGA